The proteins below come from a single Sphingomicrobium sediminis genomic window:
- a CDS encoding DUF1674 domain-containing protein: MKRPKKLDPPEYLSPSPPVPEPEKVETPDAPVGEEEKKDPTRYGDWERKGIAWDF, translated from the coding sequence ATGAAACGGCCAAAGAAACTCGATCCGCCCGAATATCTCTCGCCCTCACCCCCGGTGCCCGAGCCGGAGAAGGTGGAAACACCCGACGCCCCGGTCGGCGAAGAGGAAAAGAAGGACCCGACGCGCTACGGCGATTGGGAACGCAAGGGAATCGCGTGGGATTTCTAG
- the purH gene encoding bifunctional phosphoribosylaminoimidazolecarboxamide formyltransferase/IMP cyclohydrolase, translating into MAEHKPIARALLSVSDKTGLEPLAAALARHGAELVSTGGTAKAMREAGHEVKDVADLTGFPEMMDGRVKTLHPKVHGGILARRDVPEHVEAMDAHDIGPIDLLVINLYPFEQTVASGADRETIIENIDIGGPAMVRSAAKNHAHVAILTDPADYDAVIGELDAHGGLTQEFRTILAAKAYALTAAYDAAISSWFAFADQGELMPERHSLAMRKADELRYGENPHQSAALYIPQAVPPGLAGAEQVQGKALSYNNLNDADAAFELIAEFRDGPPACVIVKHANPCGVAQADDLLTAWTDALQCDSVSAFGGIVAVNRPLDEATARAITDIFTEVVVAPDADDAAKAVFAKKKNLRLLLTGDLPDAGRPGVNLKPISGGILVQERDRGRITENELKVVTKRSPSDQELKDCLFAWTVAKHVKSNAIVYAKDGATAGIGAGQMNRRDSARIAAIKAKEAAETHGFGEPRTIGSAVASDAFFPFADGLISAAEAGATAVIQPGGSIRDDEVIAAADEAGLAMVFTGMRHFRH; encoded by the coding sequence ATGGCCGAACACAAACCCATCGCCCGCGCGCTCCTTTCGGTTTCCGACAAGACGGGGCTCGAACCACTCGCTGCAGCGCTCGCCCGCCACGGCGCGGAGCTGGTCTCCACCGGCGGCACGGCCAAGGCGATGCGCGAGGCCGGGCACGAGGTGAAGGACGTTGCTGATCTTACCGGCTTTCCCGAAATGATGGACGGCCGGGTCAAGACGCTGCACCCCAAGGTGCATGGCGGCATTCTCGCGCGGCGCGACGTGCCAGAGCATGTCGAGGCCATGGACGCACATGACATTGGCCCGATAGACCTCTTGGTTATCAATCTCTACCCGTTCGAACAGACGGTGGCCTCGGGCGCCGATCGCGAGACCATCATCGAAAATATCGATATTGGCGGCCCGGCCATGGTCCGCTCGGCCGCCAAGAATCATGCCCATGTCGCGATCCTCACCGATCCCGCGGACTATGACGCGGTCATCGGCGAACTCGACGCGCATGGCGGGCTAACGCAGGAATTCCGCACCATACTGGCGGCTAAGGCCTATGCGCTCACTGCCGCCTACGATGCCGCCATCTCCAGCTGGTTCGCCTTCGCTGATCAGGGCGAATTGATGCCCGAGCGCCATTCGCTGGCGATGCGCAAGGCCGACGAGTTGCGCTACGGCGAAAACCCGCACCAGAGCGCAGCGCTCTACATCCCGCAGGCGGTCCCGCCCGGGCTGGCCGGCGCGGAACAGGTGCAGGGCAAGGCGCTAAGCTACAACAATCTCAACGATGCCGATGCGGCCTTCGAGCTGATCGCGGAGTTTCGCGACGGCCCGCCCGCCTGCGTTATTGTCAAGCATGCCAATCCGTGCGGTGTCGCGCAGGCCGACGACCTCCTCACCGCCTGGACCGACGCGCTGCAATGCGACAGCGTTTCGGCCTTTGGCGGCATCGTAGCGGTCAACCGGCCGCTCGACGAAGCGACGGCGCGTGCGATTACCGACATCTTCACCGAAGTCGTCGTCGCCCCCGATGCCGATGACGCGGCCAAGGCGGTCTTCGCCAAGAAGAAGAATTTGCGCCTGCTGCTTACTGGCGACCTGCCCGATGCCGGTCGTCCGGGCGTCAATCTCAAGCCGATCTCAGGTGGCATCCTGGTGCAGGAACGCGATCGCGGCCGGATCACCGAGAATGAGCTTAAGGTCGTCACCAAGCGCTCGCCGTCGGACCAGGAATTGAAGGATTGCCTGTTCGCCTGGACGGTGGCCAAGCATGTGAAGTCCAATGCGATCGTCTACGCCAAGGATGGCGCGACCGCAGGCATCGGTGCGGGACAGATGAACCGCCGCGATTCCGCGCGCATCGCTGCCATCAAGGCCAAGGAAGCGGCGGAAACGCATGGTTTCGGCGAGCCGCGCACGATCGGTAGCGCGGTGGCATCGGACGCTTTCTTCCCGTTCGCGGACGGGCTGATTTCGGCGGCCGAGGCAGGCGCGACGGCGGTGATTCAGCCGGGTGGAAGCATTCGCGACGACGAGGTCATCGCGGCGGCTGACGAGGCCGGGCTGGCGATGGTGTTTACAGGGATGCGGCACTTCAGACATTAG
- a CDS encoding heparinase II/III family protein yields the protein MSEGGEPRLKRWFGGKREPLRLTAIPRDHVVGDMLVGERLLGGRFLHGARQVALNQVDFNAAPGGDPLLERLHSFAWLRDLAAVAGREQAAPLGEAITGHWLAGDERRGQDVWNPVGWGERILYWTAYAPFILSSSDAAYRARLVNRLAAAARFLDKQADKAKPGLDRITAWAGLTVASLTLSGGVARVARAESGLLRALAQGQHEDGGLKSRAPYEQVELVDRLGLVRAAYFAARQSLPDPLEDGATSALSALHGVLMPDGGLASWQGGNPGNPARIAAIIEGCGMRARPLREARGWGYQRLSALGTIAQVDAARPPANPFSDTSFASTLAFELADGAQRLVMSCGGGAGSAGELDPGLANALRASAAHSTLILDNMNSTAMLDDGQPGKGVETVEFERGEDDGATRLTAGHDGYHRRAGLGHERRIALGNDGKEIRGEDRLVPVGRRLKRKTLPFDIRFHLAPDIEVTQTADGLGALLRSSAAPPWQFRTRGARLRVEPSLVVDAHGAPRETQQLVISDECGKEGAAVTWHFRRSS from the coding sequence ATGAGTGAAGGCGGCGAGCCACGTCTGAAACGCTGGTTCGGGGGGAAACGCGAACCCCTCCGCCTCACCGCGATTCCGCGCGATCATGTCGTTGGCGATATGCTGGTCGGCGAACGCCTCCTGGGCGGCCGCTTCCTTCACGGCGCCCGGCAGGTCGCGCTCAACCAGGTCGATTTTAACGCCGCACCCGGCGGCGACCCGCTGCTTGAACGGCTGCACAGCTTCGCCTGGCTGCGAGACCTCGCTGCCGTCGCCGGACGCGAACAGGCAGCCCCCCTGGGCGAGGCCATTACCGGCCATTGGCTCGCCGGCGACGAACGGCGCGGGCAGGACGTTTGGAACCCGGTTGGATGGGGCGAGCGCATCCTCTATTGGACCGCTTACGCGCCCTTCATCCTGTCGAGCAGCGATGCCGCCTATCGCGCGCGCCTCGTCAACCGTCTGGCGGCCGCGGCGCGCTTCCTCGACAAGCAGGCAGACAAGGCCAAGCCGGGTCTCGATCGCATCACGGCATGGGCGGGCCTGACGGTTGCGTCATTGACGCTATCGGGTGGGGTCGCCCGCGTCGCCCGCGCCGAATCCGGGCTGCTGCGCGCCTTGGCGCAAGGGCAGCATGAGGATGGCGGGCTCAAGAGCCGCGCGCCCTACGAACAAGTCGAATTGGTCGACCGGTTGGGGCTGGTGCGCGCTGCCTATTTCGCGGCGCGGCAGTCGCTTCCCGATCCGCTCGAGGACGGCGCGACCAGTGCCCTGTCGGCGCTGCATGGCGTGCTCATGCCCGATGGCGGCCTCGCCAGCTGGCAGGGTGGCAACCCCGGCAATCCCGCGCGGATCGCCGCCATCATCGAAGGCTGCGGGATGCGTGCACGGCCGCTGCGCGAAGCGCGGGGTTGGGGCTACCAGCGTCTTTCCGCACTCGGCACCATCGCGCAGGTCGATGCGGCGCGTCCGCCGGCCAATCCCTTCAGCGACACCAGTTTCGCCTCGACCCTCGCTTTCGAATTGGCCGACGGGGCGCAGCGTCTCGTGATGAGCTGTGGTGGCGGGGCCGGCAGCGCGGGTGAGCTCGATCCCGGCCTTGCCAACGCCCTGCGCGCGTCGGCGGCGCACTCGACCCTCATCCTCGACAATATGAACTCGACCGCCATGCTCGATGACGGGCAGCCCGGCAAAGGTGTCGAGACGGTCGAGTTCGAGCGCGGCGAAGATGACGGCGCGACGCGACTGACAGCGGGCCATGACGGCTATCATCGTCGCGCAGGCCTCGGGCACGAACGGCGCATCGCGCTCGGCAATGATGGCAAGGAAATTCGCGGCGAGGATCGGCTGGTCCCGGTTGGTCGCCGTCTCAAGCGCAAGACCCTGCCTTTCGACATTCGTTTCCACCTCGCGCCCGACATCGAGGTGACGCAGACCGCGGACGGACTTGGCGCGCTGCTGCGATCGAGTGCGGCGCCGCCCTGGCAATTCCGCACCCGCGGCGCGCGCCTCCGGGTCGAGCCCAGCCTCGTCGTCGATGCGCATGGCGCACCGCGCGAGACGCAACAGCTTGTCATCAGCGACGAATGCGGCAAGGAAGGCGCCGCCGTCACCTGGCATTTCCGCCGCTCCAGCTAG
- a CDS encoding NAD(P)H-dependent glycerol-3-phosphate dehydrogenase — protein MKIDKIAVIGGGAWGTALAQMAAAGGDDVLLWAREDEVVGAINRIHQNPIYLKDIPLSESITATANFSDLSEADAWLVVTPAQHMRAVLSRAPCPGMPLVLCSKGIEESSGLLLHEVAHDVCETSPVAVLSGPCFAHEVAKGLPTAATLACEDAELGKALHDRLARPEFRLYWTDDVAGAEVGGAIKNVLAIACGIVEGKQLGQNARAAVIARGFAEMKRFGAAVGAREETLAGLSGMGDLVLTCTSTASRNFSLGKAIGEGQEVADLMRDRTTVAEGAYTAPVLHRIATEKGIDMPIVAMVAGLLAGKFKIDEALEMLLARPPRAEAV, from the coding sequence ATGAAGATCGACAAGATTGCGGTCATCGGCGGGGGTGCCTGGGGCACGGCGCTGGCACAGATGGCGGCCGCCGGCGGCGATGACGTCCTTCTCTGGGCGCGCGAGGATGAAGTGGTCGGTGCCATCAACCGAATCCACCAGAACCCAATCTATCTGAAGGACATCCCGCTTTCCGAAAGCATCACCGCGACCGCCAATTTCTCCGATCTCTCGGAAGCAGATGCCTGGCTGGTCGTGACGCCGGCCCAGCACATGCGCGCGGTCCTGTCGCGCGCGCCCTGCCCCGGCATGCCGCTGGTGCTCTGCTCGAAGGGGATCGAGGAAAGCTCGGGTCTGTTGCTGCACGAAGTCGCGCATGACGTCTGCGAAACCTCGCCGGTCGCGGTCCTGTCGGGCCCCTGTTTCGCGCATGAAGTCGCCAAGGGCCTGCCGACGGCGGCGACCTTGGCCTGCGAAGATGCCGAGCTCGGCAAGGCGCTGCATGACCGCCTCGCGCGGCCCGAATTCCGGCTTTACTGGACCGATGACGTCGCAGGGGCCGAAGTGGGCGGCGCGATCAAGAATGTGCTCGCCATCGCCTGCGGGATCGTCGAGGGCAAGCAGCTGGGCCAGAATGCCCGCGCTGCCGTCATCGCCCGCGGTTTTGCCGAGATGAAGCGCTTCGGTGCAGCGGTCGGCGCCCGCGAGGAGACGCTCGCCGGATTGTCGGGTATGGGCGACCTGGTGCTGACCTGTACGTCGACGGCGAGCCGTAACTTTTCGCTCGGCAAGGCCATCGGCGAGGGCCAGGAAGTCGCCGACCTGATGCGTGATCGCACCACGGTTGCCGAGGGCGCCTACACTGCGCCGGTCCTCCACCGAATCGCGACCGAAAAAGGCATCGACATGCCGATCGTCGCAATGGTGGCGGGTTTGCTCGCGGGCAAGTTCAAGATCGATGAAGCGCTGGAAATGCTGTTGGCGAGGCCGCCGCGGGCCGAGGCGGTTTAG
- the rpe gene encoding ribulose-phosphate 3-epimerase, with protein sequence MTIISPSILSADFAKLGEEVRAIDEAGADWIHVDVMDGHYVPNITIGPAVVKALRPHTDKPFDVHLMISPVDPYVEAFAEAGADIITIHPEAGPHAHRTLQFIRSLGKKAGVVVNPGTGMDAIDYLLDLADLVLVMSVNPGFGGQKFIPDQLRKIEAIAEAKAKRGLDFELEVDGGVDPDTAPQCVSAGATALVAGTAVFRGGPSAYADNIAALRQDA encoded by the coding sequence ATGACGATCATCAGCCCCTCCATCCTCTCCGCCGATTTCGCCAAGCTTGGCGAAGAAGTCCGTGCCATCGACGAGGCAGGGGCAGACTGGATCCATGTCGACGTGATGGACGGCCATTACGTGCCAAACATCACCATCGGGCCGGCGGTGGTGAAGGCCTTGCGGCCGCACACCGACAAGCCGTTCGACGTCCACCTGATGATCAGCCCGGTCGATCCCTATGTGGAAGCCTTTGCCGAGGCCGGCGCCGACATCATCACCATCCATCCCGAGGCCGGACCGCATGCACATCGCACGCTCCAGTTCATTCGCTCGCTTGGCAAGAAAGCGGGCGTCGTCGTCAATCCGGGCACTGGCATGGATGCGATCGACTACCTGCTCGATCTTGCCGACCTCGTCCTCGTCATGAGCGTCAATCCGGGCTTTGGCGGCCAGAAATTCATTCCCGACCAGCTGCGCAAGATCGAAGCCATTGCCGAGGCCAAGGCTAAGCGCGGGCTCGACTTCGAGCTGGAAGTCGATGGCGGCGTCGACCCCGACACCGCGCCGCAATGCGTGTCTGCAGGCGCGACGGCGTTGGTCGCCGGTACGGCCGTGTTCCGCGGCGGGCCCAGTGCATATGCCGACAATATTGCGGCGCTCCGCCAGGACGCATGA
- a CDS encoding MICOS complex subunit MIC60 — protein MSLSRRILLGLILLLAGFALAIYLVSNWDTGARWLGLERAEITTEAGGEPAPPPPDAIAPSRLLAEEEGTPTPPDPVAEAEAEAIPAPAGDITDRVASLERALIRAEGSAGRADGLLVAFAARRAIERGLPLGYLEPLLVDRFGNNHEAAVAQIIRGSRDPILLKSLVEQYETLGSELRAPPPDAGVGERISRWFGSLITVYDASQPNPRPRARYERALVDLRLGNVDSALAETMRLPGADAAADWVARARSYVATQNALDQVEAAALLAREDYATSR, from the coding sequence ATGAGCTTGTCGCGCCGCATCCTGCTTGGGCTGATCCTCCTGCTCGCCGGCTTTGCGCTGGCGATCTATCTCGTTTCCAATTGGGATACCGGCGCGCGCTGGCTGGGCCTTGAACGCGCCGAGATTACGACCGAGGCCGGCGGCGAACCCGCACCGCCGCCGCCCGATGCCATCGCCCCGTCGCGGTTGCTGGCCGAAGAGGAAGGCACGCCCACGCCGCCCGACCCGGTCGCCGAGGCCGAGGCCGAAGCGATCCCGGCCCCGGCTGGCGACATCACCGACCGCGTTGCCTCGCTCGAACGCGCCTTGATCCGCGCCGAGGGCTCGGCCGGTCGCGCCGACGGCCTGCTTGTCGCCTTTGCCGCGCGCCGCGCCATCGAGCGCGGGCTCCCGCTCGGCTATCTCGAGCCTTTGCTCGTCGACCGGTTCGGCAATAATCACGAAGCGGCGGTCGCGCAGATCATTCGCGGATCGCGCGATCCGATCCTGTTGAAATCTCTGGTCGAACAATATGAAACGCTGGGCAGCGAACTGCGCGCGCCGCCGCCCGATGCCGGGGTCGGCGAACGGATCAGCCGCTGGTTCGGCAGCCTCATCACCGTCTACGACGCCAGCCAGCCCAACCCGCGACCGCGTGCCCGTTACGAGCGCGCCTTGGTCGACCTTCGCCTCGGCAATGTCGACAGCGCGCTTGCCGAAACCATGCGCCTGCCGGGTGCCGATGCGGCAGCGGACTGGGTCGCACGGGCGCGGTCCTACGTCGCCACGCAGAACGCACTCGACCAGGTCGAGGCCGCCGCATTGTTGGCCCGTGAGGATTATGCGACCAGCCGTTAG
- the hemC gene encoding hydroxymethylbilane synthase — protein MTLRLGTRGSPLALKQAEMVRDALIAAHGWDSGAVEIVTISTKGDRDRVRPLTEMGGKAVWTKELDRALLAGETDISVHSMKDVESIRPEGLGIAAMLERADVRDKLIGAASLDDLPDGAVIGTASPRRVAQVKGLRPGLRTDLLRGNIATRIAAVENGKFDATLLASAGLDRMDQGHVGHHVELDVMLPAPAQGAIGIDARSDDAATRAALAAINHVDTFDCVMAERAFVAGLNGDCHSPVAALAQLDGDHLHLSVEIYSEDGSDRLQDKISLDRSDTETPKQLARDMLAAAPDSIKKLFG, from the coding sequence ATGACGCTCAGACTGGGAACGCGGGGGTCGCCGCTGGCGCTCAAACAGGCCGAAATGGTGCGCGATGCGCTGATTGCGGCGCATGGCTGGGACAGTGGCGCGGTCGAGATCGTCACGATTTCGACCAAAGGCGACCGCGACCGCGTGCGTCCGCTCACCGAAATGGGCGGCAAGGCAGTGTGGACCAAGGAATTGGATCGCGCGCTTCTGGCCGGCGAAACCGACATCAGCGTGCACAGCATGAAGGATGTCGAGAGCATCCGCCCCGAGGGCCTCGGGATCGCTGCCATGCTCGAACGCGCCGACGTTCGCGACAAATTGATTGGCGCTGCGAGCCTCGATGATCTGCCCGATGGCGCGGTCATCGGCACCGCCAGCCCGCGCCGTGTAGCGCAGGTAAAGGGCCTGCGTCCTGGCCTTCGCACCGATTTGCTGCGCGGCAATATCGCCACGCGCATTGCGGCGGTCGAGAATGGCAAGTTCGACGCCACCCTGCTCGCGTCGGCCGGTTTGGACCGCATGGACCAGGGCCATGTCGGCCACCATGTCGAGCTCGACGTCATGCTGCCCGCCCCTGCACAAGGCGCGATTGGCATCGATGCGCGCAGCGACGATGCCGCGACGCGCGCCGCGCTGGCGGCCATCAACCATGTCGATACATTCGATTGCGTGATGGCCGAGCGCGCCTTCGTGGCCGGGCTCAACGGCGATTGCCATTCGCCCGTCGCGGCCCTGGCGCAGCTCGATGGCGACCATCTGCACCTGTCCGTCGAGATCTACAGCGAAGACGGCAGCGACCGCCTCCAGGACAAGATTTCCCTAGACCGAAGCGATACGGAAACGCCCAAGCAACTGGCGCGCGACATGCTCGCCGCCGCGCCTGACAGCATCAAGAAACTATTCGGATGA
- a CDS encoding RsmB/NOP family class I SAM-dependent RNA methyltransferase: MPRPTNDGTAARAAALRLLDAVLRRDETLEHAAFAATRGLPPADARLAQAIAGETLRRLPDLDALIDAKMARPVASDAKARMVLRIALTQAIVMNIPHHAVVATALPMVNGGPRRLVHGVLSRLLKDELPPLEAPRLPEELEARWAHWGEDVVAAARKMLGERPPLDISLKGDDVAAPDGKSLAPRHRRVASDCTVTDLEGFEAGGWWVQDLASSLPARLVPADASTVLDACAAPGGKTMQLAAAGHDVTAIDISKRRLHRLKQNLERTGLAAKHVTSDLRTFEARPFDAVLLDAPCSATGTFRRHPETLYRARPRIIEEMAALQDELLAASARLVRAGGTIVYATCSLEREEGEDQIEAFLSAHPEFSLSPANVGITGIAPTDRGWLRILPGMLADEGGLDGFFIAKLVRAAE; the protein is encoded by the coding sequence ATGCCAAGACCGACCAACGATGGTACCGCCGCGCGCGCCGCCGCGCTGCGCCTGCTCGACGCCGTATTGCGGCGCGACGAAACACTGGAGCATGCAGCCTTCGCCGCCACCCGCGGCCTGCCGCCCGCCGACGCGCGGCTGGCGCAGGCGATTGCCGGCGAAACCCTGCGCCGCCTGCCAGACCTTGATGCCCTGATCGACGCCAAGATGGCGCGTCCGGTGGCGAGCGATGCCAAGGCGCGTATGGTCCTGCGGATCGCACTGACCCAGGCCATCGTGATGAATATCCCGCACCATGCCGTCGTCGCCACCGCGCTGCCCATGGTGAATGGCGGCCCGCGCCGCCTCGTTCACGGCGTCCTCTCGCGCCTGCTCAAGGACGAGCTGCCGCCGCTCGAGGCGCCGCGCCTGCCCGAAGAGCTCGAAGCGCGCTGGGCGCATTGGGGCGAAGATGTCGTCGCCGCGGCCCGCAAGATGCTCGGTGAGCGTCCGCCGCTCGACATCAGCCTGAAAGGTGACGATGTCGCCGCGCCCGATGGGAAAAGCCTCGCGCCGCGCCATCGCCGCGTCGCCAGTGATTGCACGGTGACCGATCTCGAAGGTTTCGAAGCTGGCGGCTGGTGGGTGCAGGACCTCGCCAGTTCGTTGCCCGCACGCCTCGTTCCTGCCGACGCGTCAACTGTTCTCGACGCCTGCGCCGCGCCGGGCGGCAAGACGATGCAGCTCGCGGCTGCCGGTCATGACGTCACTGCCATCGACATCAGCAAACGGCGCTTGCACCGACTCAAGCAGAATCTCGAGCGGACCGGGCTTGCCGCCAAACATGTGACGTCCGACCTGCGCACCTTCGAAGCGCGTCCGTTCGATGCCGTCCTGCTCGACGCACCTTGTTCGGCGACGGGTACGTTCCGGCGCCATCCCGAGACGCTCTACCGTGCGCGTCCGCGAATCATCGAGGAGATGGCGGCATTGCAGGACGAGCTGCTCGCCGCCTCGGCGCGATTGGTCCGTGCCGGCGGCACGATCGTCTATGCGACCTGTTCGCTGGAACGCGAGGAAGGCGAGGATCAGATCGAGGCATTTCTCTCCGCGCACCCCGAATTCTCGCTCTCGCCCGCCAATGTCGGCATCACCGGAATCGCGCCCACCGACCGCGGCTGGCTGCGTATCTTGCCGGGCATGCTGGCAGATGAAGGCGGGCTCGACGGCTTCTTCATCGCAAAGCTTGTCCGCGCCGCCGAATAA
- a CDS encoding uroporphyrinogen-III synthase, translating to MSRPVAILRPEPGNSLTVQRAERSGIDNILSVPLFKVRPVDWEAPDPDRFDAMLMTSANAARHGGDALKTLRDLPVHCVGEATAAAARAAGMMIGDVGDGGIDELLGMLPADLRLLHLGGRHRRTPEAATQTIVPLTIYSSVAREEPRGFEDIAGSIACIHSPRAARRLAELVDRDGMDRSGIAVVAISDDAAEPLGEGWEHVAVATAPRDAELLACAKRLCEKVA from the coding sequence ATGAGCCGTCCGGTAGCCATCCTGCGACCCGAGCCCGGTAACAGCCTGACGGTCCAGCGCGCCGAACGATCGGGGATCGACAACATCCTGTCCGTCCCGCTTTTCAAGGTCCGCCCTGTCGACTGGGAAGCGCCCGATCCCGACCGCTTCGACGCCATGTTGATGACCAGCGCCAATGCCGCCCGGCATGGCGGCGACGCACTCAAGACATTGCGCGACCTTCCCGTCCATTGCGTCGGCGAGGCAACCGCCGCAGCCGCGCGCGCCGCTGGCATGATGATCGGCGACGTCGGCGATGGGGGAATCGACGAGCTCCTCGGCATGCTGCCGGCTGACCTGCGCCTTCTGCATCTGGGCGGTCGTCATCGCCGTACGCCCGAAGCAGCGACCCAAACCATCGTGCCACTGACTATCTATTCGAGCGTCGCGCGCGAAGAACCGCGCGGCTTCGAGGACATTGCCGGCAGCATCGCCTGTATCCATTCGCCCCGCGCCGCAAGACGGCTCGCCGAGCTGGTCGACCGCGACGGCATGGACCGCAGCGGCATCGCCGTAGTGGCGATCAGTGACGATGCGGCCGAACCGCTGGGCGAGGGCTGGGAGCATGTCGCGGTTGCCACCGCACCGCGCGATGCGGAATTGCTCGCCTGCGCCAAACGCCTGTGCGAGAAGGTGGCATGA
- the tsaD gene encoding tRNA (adenosine(37)-N6)-threonylcarbamoyltransferase complex transferase subunit TsaD produces the protein MAVILALESSCDDSAAALVTSDRQILAQAVVGQAERHAPFGGVVPEIAARAHVEILPDLVRQVLAEAEIEPGEVDAIAATAGPGLVGGVMVGLLAGKGLALATGKPLVAVNHLEGHALSPRLSDADLDFPYLLLLASGGHCQLLEVKGVDDYRRLATTIDDAAGEAFDKAAKLLGLGYPGGPAIEKLAKEGDPTAVPLPRPLVGSGEPHFSFAGLKSAVQRAVASGEHHPADVAASFQQAVVDCFVDRTRLALEASDAPSLVVAGGVAANQSVRGALEQLATDYGRVFSVPPGWLCTDNAAMIGWAGAERFAAGKVDPLDTPARARWPLDPEGEKVRGAGVKA, from the coding sequence ATGGCCGTCATTCTTGCCCTTGAATCGTCTTGCGACGACAGCGCAGCGGCGCTGGTGACGTCGGACCGCCAGATTCTCGCGCAAGCGGTGGTCGGGCAGGCCGAGCGTCATGCGCCCTTCGGCGGGGTAGTCCCCGAAATCGCGGCGCGCGCGCATGTCGAGATATTGCCCGACCTCGTCCGCCAGGTGCTCGCCGAAGCCGAAATCGAGCCGGGTGAAGTCGATGCGATCGCCGCGACTGCCGGGCCGGGGCTGGTTGGCGGCGTGATGGTGGGGCTGCTCGCGGGCAAGGGCCTCGCGCTGGCGACCGGCAAGCCATTGGTCGCGGTCAACCATCTCGAAGGCCATGCGCTGAGCCCGCGCCTTTCCGATGCCGATCTCGACTTTCCCTACCTCCTCTTGCTGGCGAGCGGCGGGCATTGCCAATTGCTCGAAGTGAAGGGCGTCGACGATTATCGCCGCCTCGCGACGACGATCGACGATGCTGCGGGCGAAGCCTTCGACAAGGCAGCAAAATTGCTCGGCCTCGGCTATCCCGGCGGCCCCGCGATCGAAAAGCTCGCCAAGGAAGGCGATCCCACCGCCGTTCCGCTGCCGCGCCCGCTAGTCGGGTCGGGCGAACCGCATTTCTCCTTCGCCGGCCTCAAGAGCGCGGTGCAGCGTGCGGTGGCGAGCGGTGAGCATCATCCCGCCGACGTCGCGGCAAGTTTCCAGCAGGCGGTGGTCGACTGTTTCGTCGATCGCACCCGCCTTGCGCTCGAGGCCAGCGATGCGCCCTCGCTGGTCGTCGCTGGAGGCGTTGCCGCCAACCAGTCGGTGCGCGGTGCGCTCGAACAGCTGGCCACGGACTATGGCCGCGTATTTTCGGTGCCGCCCGGCTGGCTGTGCACCGACAATGCGGCAATGATCGGATGGGCCGGGGCGGAACGCTTCGCGGCGGGCAAGGTCGATCCGCTCGACACGCCGGCGCGGGCGCGCTGGCCGCTCGACCCGGAAGGCGAGAAAGTGCGTGGGGCAGGAGTGAAGGCATGA